The Lolium rigidum isolate FL_2022 chromosome 1, APGP_CSIRO_Lrig_0.1, whole genome shotgun sequence region ATATTTTGCTGCCGAGCAGGAAAATAATAAATGGTGAATTGTTTCAACGTCATCACAGAATCAACATTTACAATCCCCTGCCATCCCTTTTTTGCATATTATTTTTTGTTGCAGTTGCAAATGCAACAATTAAAAGTGAAAAGAGTGCATAGCTATCTTTTGCTAACAATTCATGAAATGGGGAGAAACAAAGCTTTAAGGGCACTTTGCTCTTTCTTTGTCAAACATGCTCGATACTGAATATTTACATTCTTTGCAGCAAAATGATCAGGCGCTAAGAATCGGATAACAAGCTCCAAAATGCACCTCAAAGCAATGGTGACAGCCATTGTTCATTCTATCTTAATGCACGCTGTGCAACTAAATGGACAGTAGGTGGCAATGTAACATTTGCTACCTCTGTTCCTGTACCTACTTGCTACTTAGTATGGCACTTCCGGTGACAATTTAGAAGACGACTCCTCTGTGAAAAATGTCGCCGGCGGGGATGGCGATGCCGACATACTTGCATCTGTGCTTTCCAACACGCCAACGCACGTCGTCGTAGGCTGACGGCCGAACCTCATCGGAGAAGGCGACCGAACCACCACAACCTCCAGCATCTGGGGCGGCGACTGCGACAACGAACACCGTTCGTCCACCATCCCATGCGTCAACGGCGTCCGCGACGGAGACCTCGACAGGACGTAGTCACGCACCATGGGTGCCGGTGACGGCGACCTGGACACGACCCTCTCCTTCGAACCGCTCGTCGAGCCTCCGATCCTCAGCGGCGATCGTGCCAAGATATCCGCGAAGATTCTCGTCGCCGTAGGCCGCTCGGGCGACACGTCGCAGCGACGCAGCTGCGGCAACGGTGGCGACATGGCAGCCTCGCCGGGGCGCGCTCGCTCCGGCTCGGGGTGTGCGCGGCACACTGGGCACGACGAGTGTGCGCACAGCCAGGCGTCGATGCAGCTGACATGGAAGAAGTGCCTGCACGCCGGCAGCACGCGCACCACGTCACCGTCCTCCAGCTCCTGCAGGCACACCACGCACTCCACCGACGCAGCCGCCGCCCTCCCCTTGCTTCCGCTCCTCCTCTTGCCGCCCCAGTTGCCCTGGGGCGACGGCGTCGGCGCCGCTCGCGCCCTGTACGTGAACGTGGGGAGCGCGGCGATGTCGTCCATGCTCATCCCGAGGTTGGTGGCAGGAAGCGAGCCGTCGCCGTGACGAGCGCGCCACTGGGACAGGAGCGACCTGCCGTAGCCGACGGCGAAGTACAGCACGACGGCGATGGCAACGGCGATGATGATGTACATCAGCGTGAAGTTGGAGCTGGCCGGCCCGGGGCCGTCAGAAACGTCGGCGTCGGAAGTGTCAGGCAATGACGAGGGCGACGACATAGCTCCAGCTAAGAACCTGATCCAATTCCGACGACTTTGTGTAGAGATATGGTTTATAGGATGTCGTTGGTGTGAATCAATCAACAAATCATTGTGAAAACGATTGTGCGTCGCACTCATGCTTATTGCAAGATAGATATATTCAGTTGAGTCGCTAGCTGGACGTACTTTGATTGAGGCTGCTCAATATTTTTTGGATTTTGCTGCTCGTCGTGTTACTTACAGCTTTTCCTCTTTTCTTTTATTATCGGGATTTGGTGTAAGCATCGTGCACCCCCTTTCTGGCTTTCTTGTATTTTGCTCAACATCACGGCAGACATGCTTCTCATTCTTGGATTGATCAACCACTGTCAGTGATCACCTTTTGTACCTTTTGTAGTTCAATAAGCTGTCGAGCTTTGACATGACATTATTCAACGGTGATCTGGTGCGTAAGTTCAGACATGATTGGCGTACGACACCTACCGCAGGTTGTGAACTGTTCAGTGACTCTTGCTGTTGGATCATGCCGGAATAGGTTTGAAGTCGAGTTGGCAGCCAACAGAAGCGCACAGGTCTTTTAGTTGTGTGGAAAATGAGCCCAAAAGGAGAGATATTTTCGAACAGCAGGGGTCGTCAGTTGTGGCAACTGGGCTTTGCCTATCAGGACGAGGACATGTTGAGCACAGGAGTCATGGATCAAACCTGAAGAGGCAACTACCCTAGCACTGAAATGACATTCCACACAGGGGAACCACATAGCTTCTGCAATTTATAATGTATACTTAAAAGATTGGAGTATATTATCCCGCCCTAACATAAGATCCCAGAAATCCCAAATAGTTCGATTACTAGGTCGATTTTGGGTGGGCTAATAATCCCAAGGGATCGAAACATGGAAATTAGCGCACAAATCATGATGGACAGATATCAATCCCTTCAAAAATCTATCTGTTCACCATACACAATGACAAATATGGTATAGGCAGGTCGTAACAGCCGTGGCAAAACAAGAAGTTTGAGGGACGACCAGAATATACACAGCTCAATCTTACATCACCTACCTATCTCTCGATGCTACACAACGGGCACAGCAAAACAGACCAAGCCGCTACTACTCGAAGCCTCAGAATCACTCATGACCTGGCCAACCCACCTCACCAAGTGGAAAACCAGAACATTTTTGTCCGATTTTTCTAAAACCAGTTGAAACCAAAGCTTTCACCCTCCTCTACTCTGCATTTGAtatatttttctgtttttattgctACGCCTCATCTCTCGGTTTCGCCTTCTCAGTATTGCTTGAGTTGGACTCGTTCATCACAGCACCATCACCCTCTCCTGATGATGCTGTGTCACTACTTTCCGAAGGTGCTGGTGCTGCTGTTTCTGAAATATTAGGATGTGGTGTAGCAAAGTTAGTATGGAAGTATTTTTGCACAGCCTAATAATCATAAGGTCATTATAACCTGCCAAATATGCACTTAAAAGTTTCTCACTGTTCGAAAAATGTCATAAACTCACATATTACTGGCTTTATGCAGAATTTCCCTTTTTATATGATACTGAAACATGTAAATAACTCAATAAACTACAAAACTATATTGCATACCTTGCTGTTCAGATGAGGGAGGTTGCTGCGCATTCCAGGCAGCAATTGCGGATGCAGCCAACTGTTCTTCAGTTACTTTCATGAGTTCCTCGCTGGTGTAAGGCACAGCTGTTTCAGGCTTGACATCTAAAAAATAGTTACTTTCATGAGTTCCTCGCTGGTGTAAGGCACAGCTGTTTCAGGCTTGACATCTAAACAACAGTAAGGCAGTGCCATGGATTCTTAACATCAATGACTTCTGTAGGCTGCTGGAAATCCATCTTTTTAGCTGATTAACTGGTATGAGGAAAATATGGCACCATTTTTCTGACAGATTCAGAGCAACCAGCCTTTTAAAAATCATGGGCCTTAAGCTTCAAGCATGGCACAAACCATGCATGATGAAGAGCAGGGAGAATGCTATCCACTTGATTAAAATATAAGCTTTACAGAAGCTGGTAATTTTTTAGTATTTAtataaaaaaaagataaaagaagtATGATCAAAACTGTTTTGTTCAACAGTTAGGGAGTGTCAGGGCTCTCGCCCCAGGGGCAAGATAGAAGGATTGTTCTATTCCTCATATGGGGTCATTTTTGTGCAAGGCCTAACAATCGAAACGAAGCAACAAATCATAGATCTTATGTCTCATTGACTCAAGGCACAAACTAAAAATACCTTCCCAATTACACGATAAACTTACTAAACAAGGGATTGAGGATCTTATCCAATAATTGGGAGCTGACATGATATGTTCATATGCTCCCGTACTATCAAAAGCAAATGGTAATGAAGAAACATAACTTGCCAAGAGATCACTGGATCAGATTCAGAACAATGCATACGGGGTCACTAGATCAGATTCAGAACAATGCATACCCCGGGTATTTTTGTTGTTTGACTGACAAGCATGATTTTTAAACATACAGGTTCCGAAAAGAATGCTTTACACAACTTGGGCATCATTTCATTGAAAGAAGTTTTGGATGGATTGGAAAAACTAACCTTGGTTGACAGCAGGTGGTTGGCTGTTATTTGTGGGTGGAGGCCTATAGCTCGTGGACGGTGGATCTTCATCAAGTCCGATTTCTCTTTCAAGGGTGCTCCTGAAATCCCTTGATACATCCTAATTGCATAGGATCAGATTACATTACATAAGAGAATCCTTAGTCACATTGGAGCTAGTAAATCCCGAACCAACCTGTAGCTCCCGAATAGTTGGTTGGAAAGCACGCAAAGTCTTCCCCAAATTCCTAGCCACCTGCAAACAAGCAAGCAAGAGTGACATACTGGCCACTTTTTCATTTATTTCTGATTCCCACTGGTCGCAAAAGAAAAACTTATTTTTCATATAAGTTTATTTTTCTGAAAGCGTTATGGTTACATAGTTTGTATAACAGACGGTATGATCATTTAGACAGGGCAGTACTCCAGGAGGTTGAGAAATCATAAGGCCTCAAACGATGATATCTTTACTGAGAAATTAGTGAACAGCTTATCATACTAAAATGGGAAAATTGGAACCATACCATTAAAAGATCAGATCTTTAGAAAAATACCATCGAAAGTTTTGGACTTAGAAaaataccacccaaaagctgttcCGTTGCTGCTTTCTACCATCACCGTTAACTCGCCGTTTCCTTGCTCAAAATAGCGTTTGAGGATATATAACATCACCATTTCCCAGCCGTTCATCTCCAATTTGAGCAGCTGTATTCCATCCCAATTTCCAGCAACATTTCAACACCAAAACTTAGCAGCACTACAGTCGGATATAACAAGACATATGAACACAACTTTCAGCACCACATTGGGATATATAAAAGCATCTGCACCGGGGAGCCCAATATCAATTTTGACCCGCCTCGTACGGATACCAGCCACGGATCCACGGCATCGACCCGCCTCGCTGGCCGCTCTTCTTCCCGCAGGCGCAGCGCATGCGCCACGGGCGGCGTCGAGCGCTTCTCGGTCCGGTTCGTCCCGGTCCGGCGGCCGGTGTCGTACGCGAGGCCATTCGGCATCGTCGTCATCCGCAACGGCCTACGAGGCAGCTCCTCCGCACTAGCGAGGAAGGACGGCGCCAGTGAAGAAGGAGGCGCCAGGCTCACTTCCACGGGGGCGCCTCGACCTTCGCCGCCCCAAAGAGGAAATTGTGCACCCGCCGGCGAAGAAGTGGTAGGAAATGGAGCTCGAAGCCCAGGCGGACTACCGCGGCCACGACGACCCGGAGGACACGCCGGAGCAGCACGGAGCAGCACCTGCTCCGTTTGGAAGGCGGAGATGCAGTCCGCCAAGGACTCCGGCAACTTTGTCGACCTCGTCACCGCTCCTTCTCCACCACCGACGCCAAAAGAGGAGGACTGGGAGTTCTCCGATGACAGTGGCGACAACCTTCAACTGCCTTCAACCGCTAGTTTATTTTTTGTATTCGCCGTCTGTTGTATAAAGTCGCTAGAAATCGAATGAAATCCGCCGTCTTTTGCATTTtcgaatttttcatttttattggGGTCTCCGTTtgaggtgcgccggtggaaatgcTCTAACAAAAGCAAATTAGCAGCCCCACAGCTAGACATATATAACACATCTTGGACACAAAGTTCAGCAAAAGTAACAGCTAACTGTTTGTACTTTGTCCACGGCATGACGGTTCCATCCTCAAAGATCTGGAATACTCAGCAAGACTAACAGCAGAAGATGCGCGTCGCCTAGTGGTCTCCGTTCGTCCTGGGCAGGGTGAGTTGCGTGCGTGTGGGCTGCGTGTGTTGTGTGCTGGGATGGATTTGGTCTTTCTTTCCCGTATGTAACTTGACCGGTTTGTTTCAGTTGACGTGCAGCTAACGGTGGTGGTAGAAAGTAGTAACGGGGCAAGATTTGGATGGTAGTTTTCTAAGTCCAAAACTTTCGGTGGTATTTTTCTAAAGA contains the following coding sequences:
- the LOC124692629 gene encoding sec-independent protein translocase protein TATB, chloroplastic-like isoform X1, producing the protein MSSSIFLCSAQVRYASLPAPLRQPGRHARLPPAAPAFVSHGSHRPPPLHWTGSGIRMISSSFVLTRRRRRNGICASLFGVGAPEALVIGVVALLVFGPKGLAEVARNLGKTLRAFQPTIRELQDVSRDFRSTLEREIGLDEDPPSTSYRPPPTNNSQPPAVNQDVKPETAVPYTSEELMKVTEEQLAASAIAAWNAQQPPSSEQQETAAPAPSESSDTASSGEGDGAVMNESNSSNTEKAKPRDEA
- the LOC124683503 gene encoding probable E3 ubiquitin-protein ligase ATL44 — its product is MSSPSSLPDTSDADVSDGPGPASSNFTLMYIIIAVAIAVVLYFAVGYGRSLLSQWRARHGDGSLPATNLGMSMDDIAALPTFTYRARAAPTPSPQGNWGGKRRSGSKGRAAAASVECVVCLQELEDGDVVRVLPACRHFFHVSCIDAWLCAHSSCPVCRAHPEPERARPGEAAMSPPLPQLRRCDVSPERPTATRIFADILARSPLRIGGSTSGSKERVVSRSPSPAPMVRDYVLSRSPSRTPLTHGMVDERCSLSQSPPQMLEVVVVRSPSPMRFGRQPTTTCVGVLESTDASMSASPSPPATFFTEESSSKLSPEVPY
- the LOC124692629 gene encoding sec-independent protein translocase protein TATB, chloroplastic-like isoform X2; this translates as MSSSIFLCSAQVRYASLPAPLRQPGRHARLPPAAPAFVSHGSHRPPPLHWTGSGIRMISSSFGRRRRNGICASLFGVGAPEALVIGVVALLVFGPKGLAEVARNLGKTLRAFQPTIRELQDVSRDFRSTLEREIGLDEDPPSTSYRPPPTNNSQPPAVNQDVKPETAVPYTSEELMKVTEEQLAASAIAAWNAQQPPSSEQQETAAPAPSESSDTASSGEGDGAVMNESNSSNTEKAKPRDEA